A single window of Dethiosulfovibrio salsuginis DNA harbors:
- the pilM gene encoding type IV pilus biogenesis protein PilM, producing the protein MAFWKRKKAKDAMAGLAIMTSGIYYLDLAREGEGLSVKRQEFVGYSRAAVKQNGLVYPMAVLDSVYELSAKIGGFSCPVSIGLPSRDFMIRNVDLPNMDLPMAKDAVQWDFEKHFPYPVTEALYDVSNVDLPSGNDKEDTVHLLVASVKRSKIEPLLDGFKAHGVPMLSMEPNNVAAFRAMVGKGYESEQGYMVLMVYSEGVQFVIGFKESSLFYRAVPFPADLAMGIDELGNRVVSEIQATLNYIKTIFRDLPIGSIILGGDHSVREVLRERISRSMETPVLVVSPWQNWNIAGAPEESGESESVVGLAVRDLL; encoded by the coding sequence ATGGCTTTCTGGAAAAGAAAAAAGGCTAAAGACGCTATGGCCGGACTGGCCATTATGACCAGCGGTATCTACTACCTCGATCTGGCCAGAGAGGGCGAAGGTCTATCGGTCAAAAGACAGGAGTTTGTGGGATACTCAAGGGCAGCGGTCAAACAAAATGGCCTGGTGTACCCTATGGCGGTTCTGGATTCGGTCTACGAGCTATCCGCAAAAATAGGGGGCTTTTCCTGTCCTGTCTCCATCGGCTTGCCCTCCAGGGATTTTATGATCCGAAACGTCGATCTTCCTAATATGGATTTGCCTATGGCTAAAGATGCGGTTCAGTGGGATTTTGAAAAACACTTTCCCTATCCGGTTACCGAGGCGCTTTACGATGTATCCAACGTAGACCTGCCCTCGGGGAACGATAAAGAGGACACCGTCCATCTTCTGGTGGCGTCGGTTAAAAGGAGCAAGATAGAGCCCCTTCTGGACGGCTTTAAGGCCCACGGGGTGCCTATGCTGTCCATGGAGCCCAACAACGTAGCGGCCTTCAGGGCGATGGTGGGGAAGGGATATGAATCGGAACAGGGCTATATGGTCCTCATGGTCTACTCCGAAGGAGTGCAGTTCGTCATCGGCTTCAAGGAGAGCAGCCTTTTTTACAGGGCGGTCCCGTTTCCCGCCGATCTGGCTATGGGAATTGACGAGCTCGGCAACAGGGTTGTCAGCGAGATTCAGGCTACTTTAAACTACATAAAGACCATTTTCAGGGATCTGCCTATCGGCAGCATAATCCTAGGAGGGGATCACTCGGTGAGGGAGGTCCTCAGAGAGAGGATCTCCCGTAGTATGGAGACTCCGGTGCTGGTGGTCTCGCCCTGGCAAAACTGGAATATAGCCGGTGCCCCTGAGGAGTCCGGGGAGAGCGAGTCGGTCGTAGGACTGGCTGTGAGGGATCTGTTATGA
- a CDS encoding PilN domain-containing protein codes for MTKFNVLPEEYRVKDSTEKLNPLKLLFPVVMVSFLLISLLTLGVGSLKYVKLNHRLEGLILERDVLRAQGEKLIMELGRLKEKESVVVATTNLLKGDIPLLELFRQIELSLPGGVWLSSLSAEQEKAQLNGFSYNENDVVLFATGLMQSPIVGQVGFPNTRRVTRDGHSLVEFRLSCTLVMP; via the coding sequence ATGACAAAATTTAACGTTTTGCCAGAGGAGTACAGGGTAAAGGACAGCACGGAAAAGCTAAATCCCCTTAAGCTCCTTTTCCCTGTGGTTATGGTATCCTTTCTACTGATCTCCCTTTTAACTTTAGGTGTAGGGTCTTTAAAATACGTAAAGCTCAACCACCGGTTAGAGGGGTTGATACTGGAGAGGGATGTGCTGAGAGCTCAGGGAGAAAAGCTTATAATGGAGCTTGGAAGGCTGAAGGAGAAGGAGTCGGTAGTGGTCGCCACTACTAACCTGTTAAAAGGGGATATCCCGTTGCTTGAGCTTTTTCGCCAGATAGAGCTTTCCCTTCCTGGAGGTGTATGGCTGTCCTCCCTCTCGGCGGAGCAGGAAAAGGCCCAGCTTAACGGCTTTTCCTACAACGAAAACGACGTGGTCCTGTTCGCTACTGGGCTTATGCAGTCCCCTATCGTCGGTCAGGTGGGCTTTCCCAATACCAGGCGGGTAACCAGGGACGGTCATAGTCTGGTCGAGTTCAGGCTGAGCTGTACTTTGGTGATGCCATGA
- a CDS encoding type II secretion system protein GspD — protein sequence MRIVYILLTVFALYGSAFADPLSEMSTVSGVTPQQAGADRVSLSVTGGRLPRPEIDDSDPGKIEIFFRNTVMPASRWEKEYSFPLLSKIEIEHVKDGLKMTLTTGDRLMVRGVKGEEGANRMTFDLRTWTSAQRAESERVMAAPKAPPVDQSDPFQTDKKITIDFRYVAIQDVFRMLGDIMNLNVVLDPSMSDVPPLTMKFEDAPLKEVFGYLMRLYRFTYAKVGRTIIIGAPESISRAMGDEKTRSFQVAYSDVKAMPDILQGLTTIPKENILVDERLRRLFVQGSENQLAQFERVLQRIDHPGQQVMLRARIVEIKDDATDELETMLNAVYKHWWLSTSSSGARGGYSYVKDPDNYNPPTGDKRPGGIDFPGVPISEIGDAKTRLLDMGLRALVTSNKGKVLANPSVITISGQKASIKLVENLKYISARDEAGNPTYSDEEVGPKLEFTPVIGRDGIISVELSISTGEVVSWKEGNQGEKVPQTSKREVVTSVRVRDGEPFVVGGLFNERNSVNTTKIPILGDIPLLGELFKSKTKISDRTEVVMVVIPYILDVEDAPIDSWDM from the coding sequence ATGAGAATCGTCTATATTCTACTTACCGTCTTTGCCCTGTATGGTTCCGCTTTCGCCGATCCCCTGTCGGAGATGAGCACCGTATCGGGGGTGACGCCTCAGCAGGCCGGAGCGGACAGGGTTAGTCTATCGGTTACAGGAGGGAGACTCCCGAGGCCCGAGATCGACGACAGCGATCCCGGCAAGATAGAGATATTTTTTAGAAACACCGTTATGCCGGCGTCTAGATGGGAAAAAGAGTATTCCTTTCCACTTCTGTCCAAGATAGAGATTGAGCACGTGAAGGACGGCCTTAAGATGACTCTGACCACCGGAGACAGGCTGATGGTGAGAGGAGTTAAAGGGGAAGAGGGGGCAAACAGGATGACCTTTGACCTTCGTACCTGGACCTCCGCCCAGAGGGCGGAGTCGGAGAGGGTGATGGCTGCCCCTAAGGCGCCTCCTGTAGACCAAAGCGATCCCTTTCAGACCGACAAGAAGATAACCATAGACTTTAGATACGTGGCAATTCAGGATGTCTTTCGTATGTTAGGGGATATAATGAACTTAAACGTAGTGCTCGATCCCTCTATGTCCGACGTTCCTCCTCTCACGATGAAGTTCGAGGACGCACCTCTGAAAGAGGTGTTCGGATATCTTATGAGGCTCTACAGGTTTACCTATGCCAAGGTCGGTAGAACCATTATAATAGGGGCACCGGAGTCCATCTCCCGGGCTATGGGAGATGAGAAGACCAGGTCTTTCCAGGTGGCCTATTCGGACGTGAAGGCTATGCCCGATATCCTTCAGGGTCTCACCACCATACCGAAGGAAAATATACTGGTGGACGAGAGGCTGAGGCGACTGTTCGTTCAGGGCTCGGAAAACCAGCTTGCCCAGTTCGAGCGGGTACTCCAGAGGATAGATCATCCAGGCCAGCAGGTTATGCTCAGGGCGAGGATAGTGGAGATAAAAGACGACGCTACCGACGAACTTGAGACGATGCTAAACGCGGTGTACAAACACTGGTGGCTCAGTACCAGTTCTTCAGGAGCCAGAGGGGGATATTCCTACGTAAAAGACCCCGATAATTACAATCCTCCTACAGGGGATAAGAGGCCGGGAGGAATCGATTTTCCCGGGGTCCCTATCTCCGAGATTGGGGACGCAAAGACCAGGCTTCTCGATATGGGGCTTAGAGCGCTAGTTACCAGCAACAAAGGTAAGGTGCTGGCCAATCCTTCGGTGATAACCATAAGCGGTCAAAAAGCCTCCATAAAGCTGGTTGAGAACCTCAAATACATCTCAGCCAGGGACGAGGCGGGAAACCCCACCTACAGCGACGAGGAGGTCGGGCCTAAGCTGGAGTTTACCCCGGTTATCGGGAGGGACGGTATAATATCGGTGGAGCTCTCTATCTCCACCGGAGAGGTCGTCTCCTGGAAAGAGGGAAACCAGGGAGAGAAAGTCCCCCAGACAAGCAAGAGGGAGGTCGTTACCTCCGTTCGAGTCCGAGACGGAGAGCCTTTCGTGGTAGGGGGGCTTTTCAACGAGAGGAACTCGGTCAACACCACGAAAATACCTATTTTAGGGGACATTCCCCTCTTAGGTGAGCTTTTTAAGTCAAAGACCAAGATCAGCGATCGTACCGAGGTTGTAATGGTGGTGATTCCCTATATACTTGACGTTGAGGACGCCCCTATCGATAGTTGGGATATGTGA
- the efp gene encoding elongation factor P: MAQVVDTSKFYPGIKISWQNGMWEVVEFQHHKMGRGGAVVKTKLRNIDTGSIIENSFRSGEKFDRIVFEQKAAQFLYQEGDSYVFMDMENYDQVYLSSDTLGRAVKYLIDNLEVTLETFGERIMGVELPNSVVLKIVDTSPNFKGDTASGGGKPAVTETGLTVTVPMFVEVGEDIVVDTRTGDYLERAKK; encoded by the coding sequence ATGGCACAAGTCGTTGATACAAGCAAGTTTTACCCCGGTATAAAGATATCCTGGCAAAATGGAATGTGGGAAGTCGTGGAGTTTCAGCATCACAAGATGGGAAGAGGGGGCGCGGTTGTCAAGACCAAGCTCAGAAACATAGACACCGGATCCATCATAGAGAACTCCTTCCGTTCGGGCGAAAAATTCGACAGAATAGTTTTCGAGCAGAAGGCCGCTCAGTTTCTGTACCAGGAAGGCGATAGCTACGTCTTTATGGACATGGAGAACTACGACCAGGTATACCTTTCCAGCGATACCCTGGGCCGAGCGGTAAAATACCTTATAGACAACCTAGAGGTTACCCTTGAGACCTTCGGAGAGAGGATCATGGGAGTGGAGCTTCCTAACAGCGTAGTTCTCAAGATCGTGGATACCAGCCCTAACTTTAAGGGAGATACCGCCTCTGGCGGCGGAAAACCGGCGGTTACCGAGACCGGTCTGACCGTAACGGTCCCTATGTTCGTCGAGGTAGGAGAGGATATAGTGGTGGATACCCGAACTGGAGATTATCTGGAGAGAGCGAAGAAGTAG
- a CDS encoding CD1247 N-terminal domain-containing protein — MSAREKIAYIKGLLDAGKPKEGFDMTLYGAIVDALDAVVDQVEDQEECLAELVDEMMDLVEYCEAIGEELGALDEDWEDQDYYEEDDLMPVEEDGQMDLYESILCPFCSTMFYYRPDLFKEDDLINCPNCKRTFAPSEVELEEE; from the coding sequence ATGAGTGCGAGGGAAAAGATAGCCTATATCAAAGGATTGCTTGATGCAGGAAAGCCTAAGGAGGGTTTTGACATGACCCTCTACGGTGCCATAGTGGATGCCCTCGACGCCGTCGTTGACCAGGTGGAGGATCAGGAAGAATGTCTTGCCGAACTGGTGGACGAGATGATGGACCTGGTGGAGTACTGTGAGGCGATCGGAGAGGAGCTAGGAGCCCTCGACGAGGATTGGGAAGATCAGGATTACTACGAAGAGGATGATCTTATGCCCGTCGAGGAAGATGGGCAGATGGATCTTTACGAGTCGATTCTGTGCCCCTTCTGTTCCACTATGTTTTACTACCGACCGGACCTATTTAAGGAAGACGATCTGATTAATTGCCCTAACTGTAAGAGGACTTTTGCCCCCTCGGAGGTTGAGCTTGAGGAGGAATGA
- a CDS encoding Asp23/Gls24 family envelope stress response protein, which produces MDEMSSAVETEMAEVVDVDKAIDEAERENLSDVSGKVHISEDVITELARQSLVKISGIQPASSSIASKLGLGRKVTEGVKVSIDEGDSPSISVDAFVMVKYGLRIPDLAWDVQETIKNELESMTGYTVNYVNIYVQGVYFNDPKTDTSLEETTPPDKSVGDLYPDGKTDGHPSVLPEDQG; this is translated from the coding sequence ATGGATGAGATGAGTAGTGCCGTTGAGACCGAGATGGCAGAGGTCGTCGACGTCGATAAAGCCATAGATGAGGCGGAGAGAGAGAACCTCTCCGATGTATCTGGTAAGGTCCATATCTCCGAGGATGTAATCACAGAGCTGGCGAGACAGTCTTTGGTCAAAATCTCTGGGATACAGCCCGCAAGTTCGAGCATAGCCTCTAAGCTAGGTCTTGGACGAAAGGTAACCGAAGGGGTAAAGGTCTCTATCGACGAAGGCGATTCTCCCTCTATCTCCGTTGACGCTTTTGTAATGGTCAAGTACGGTCTCAGGATTCCAGACCTCGCCTGGGATGTCCAGGAGACCATCAAGAACGAGCTGGAGTCTATGACGGGATACACGGTTAATTACGTGAACATATACGTTCAGGGCGTCTACTTCAACGACCCTAAGACCGATACTTCCCTGGAGGAAACAACTCCCCCCGATAAGTCCGTCGGAGACCTTTACCCCGACGGGAAAACCGATGGGCATCCTAGCGTGCTCCCGGAGGATCAGGGATAG